One part of the Granulicella arctica genome encodes these proteins:
- the queD gene encoding 6-carboxytetrahydropterin synthase QueD: MFEVTVEAGFSSGHYLRNYRGKCENPHGHNYKVFVTLIGEKLDEAGMLLDFKLLKQVMRPTVEYLDHFMINDLKPFDEEINPSAENLAKYFYEQTSKQLYEMTQGRVRVKDCTLYETDTSFARYYE; the protein is encoded by the coding sequence ATGTTTGAAGTTACTGTGGAAGCCGGATTCTCCTCCGGCCACTACCTGCGCAACTACCGGGGCAAGTGCGAGAACCCGCACGGCCATAACTACAAGGTCTTCGTGACGCTTATCGGAGAAAAGCTCGACGAAGCCGGGATGCTGTTAGACTTCAAGCTCCTGAAGCAGGTGATGCGACCGACCGTCGAATACCTCGACCATTTCATGATCAACGACCTCAAGCCCTTTGATGAAGAGATCAATCCTAGCGCGGAGAATCTCGCCAAATATTTCTATGAGCAGACCAGCAAGCAGCTCTATGAGATGACGCAGGGCCGCGTTCGCGTAAAGGATTGCACGCTCTACGAGACCGACACCAGCTTTGCCCGGTACTACGAGTAA
- a CDS encoding GlcNAc-transferase family protein encodes MDGANNQDSLHSLIFISIASYRDAQLVPTIRDCLAKAKSPDRLRFGICWQHSSDEESLSFLDDTRFQILDTDWRDSKGACWARSEIMKLWHGEDWFFQIDSHCRFASGWDETLIQMARQAPSVKPILSTYPPPFTPSENEVFGGEPFQMAFQGFTPEGIPFMKPLAIPNWQHRDGPLRARFLAAGFLFAPGCFVEEVPYDPDLYFIGEEATMTLRAYTHGYDLFHPSRAVVWHDYVRAYATRHWDDHTKANKVTQEWGELDLRSKEKVRLLLAGQSVESHGLGSVRTLKEYEDYAGLSFSLRKGQNYTLLSEEPPNPEPPPDWAEQIYPWMVRITVDAAALPVGSLDDPAFWYVSVHDEERNEIFRRDFPRAELETLSGKEPKISLICEFQSGIIPATWSIWPVSRSRGWLQRIRGVLAESDYTILLEDAPESS; translated from the coding sequence TTGGACGGTGCCAACAATCAGGACAGCCTGCATAGTCTGATCTTCATCTCGATTGCTTCCTATCGCGATGCGCAGCTTGTTCCGACGATCAGAGACTGCCTCGCCAAGGCGAAGAGCCCCGACCGGCTTCGGTTCGGTATTTGCTGGCAGCATAGCTCGGATGAAGAGAGTCTTTCTTTTCTGGATGATACCCGCTTTCAGATACTCGATACCGACTGGCGGGATAGCAAGGGAGCTTGTTGGGCGCGCTCTGAGATTATGAAGCTCTGGCATGGAGAAGACTGGTTCTTCCAGATCGACTCCCACTGCCGTTTCGCGAGCGGTTGGGATGAAACCCTTATCCAGATGGCCCGCCAAGCGCCAAGTGTCAAGCCGATTCTGAGTACCTATCCCCCTCCGTTCACGCCTTCTGAGAATGAGGTGTTTGGGGGCGAACCCTTCCAGATGGCGTTTCAGGGATTTACGCCCGAAGGCATTCCCTTCATGAAGCCTCTGGCGATCCCGAACTGGCAACACCGTGATGGTCCTCTCCGAGCGCGATTCCTGGCGGCAGGTTTTCTGTTTGCTCCCGGATGCTTTGTCGAGGAGGTGCCCTACGACCCCGATCTTTACTTCATTGGGGAAGAGGCGACCATGACTCTCCGAGCCTATACGCATGGGTACGATCTCTTTCATCCTTCGAGAGCCGTCGTCTGGCACGACTACGTCCGAGCCTATGCCACGCGTCACTGGGATGACCATACCAAGGCGAACAAAGTCACCCAGGAGTGGGGCGAGCTCGATTTGAGAAGTAAAGAGAAGGTCCGGCTGCTCCTTGCAGGTCAGTCCGTGGAAAGTCATGGTCTTGGCTCAGTGCGGACGCTGAAGGAGTATGAGGACTACGCTGGATTGAGCTTCAGCCTGCGCAAAGGCCAAAATTACACGTTGCTCTCGGAGGAGCCGCCCAATCCAGAGCCTCCACCGGATTGGGCCGAGCAGATCTACCCATGGATGGTCCGCATTACAGTTGATGCTGCCGCATTGCCGGTCGGATCGCTGGATGACCCAGCCTTCTGGTATGTTTCCGTGCACGATGAAGAGCGCAACGAGATATTTCGGAGAGATTTTCCACGCGCAGAGCTCGAAACACTCTCCGGCAAGGAGCCTAAGATCTCTCTCATCTGCGAGTTTCAGTCCGGCATCATTCCCGCAACGTGGAGCATCTGGCCGGTGAGCCGCTCCCGTGGATGGCTCCAGAGAATAAGGGGAGTTCTTGCCGAGAGCGACTACACAATTTTGCTGGAAGATGCCCCTGAATCTTCCTGA
- a CDS encoding lactonase family protein codes for MNSMWTRRSFLSLSAATVVAASLPAEAAPKDNFVYMGCTAHGPGDGIHVARWHAETGTLSDLRVAFAAASPGFLAISKRPGPRFLFSGHQTAPKVGGLSSFRIEASGDLHPLNTITAPNADFVHLALDHTERCLIAPNYGSGTVLSCKVGSDGRLSDFVSKIQLTGHGPIASRQTAPHAHGVAISPDNRFVLINDLGTDRIMIYKLNAATAELTPNDPPYFTAAPGSGPRHLTFHPNGRWAYSINELDSTITQMHWSAKTGALTAVSSVPTLPPGGDVVNNRAGEVVIDASGRLLYGCNRGAVEELLTFAIGSEGRLTLLGRTPLDGKEARHFTLSPDEKYLLVAKQFSDQVSIFARDRKTGTLTQTSARYSVPGASCVLFG; via the coding sequence ATGAACTCGATGTGGACCCGCCGATCGTTTCTTTCTTTATCCGCTGCAACCGTCGTCGCTGCAAGCCTTCCTGCCGAAGCTGCTCCGAAGGACAATTTCGTTTATATGGGTTGCACCGCGCATGGTCCGGGCGACGGCATTCACGTGGCCCGCTGGCACGCTGAGACAGGAACACTCTCTGATCTTCGTGTAGCCTTCGCTGCCGCCTCACCAGGCTTTCTCGCGATCAGCAAGCGTCCTGGGCCACGATTTTTGTTCTCCGGACACCAGACAGCGCCGAAAGTTGGCGGCTTGAGCTCCTTCCGCATCGAAGCGTCCGGCGATCTGCATCCGCTGAACACCATCACCGCGCCAAACGCCGACTTTGTACACCTTGCGCTCGATCATACCGAGCGATGCCTCATTGCGCCGAACTACGGTAGCGGGACGGTCCTGTCGTGCAAAGTCGGCTCCGATGGTCGACTGAGCGACTTCGTCTCGAAGATCCAGCTCACGGGGCATGGCCCCATCGCCTCGCGGCAGACGGCTCCTCATGCACACGGTGTTGCGATCTCTCCGGACAATCGCTTCGTGCTCATCAACGATCTTGGCACCGACCGCATCATGATCTACAAGCTCAATGCGGCTACGGCGGAGCTTACCCCGAATGATCCGCCTTATTTCACTGCTGCCCCCGGCTCTGGCCCACGGCATCTGACCTTTCATCCCAATGGGCGTTGGGCGTACAGCATCAACGAGCTGGATTCGACCATCACCCAGATGCACTGGAGCGCGAAGACGGGTGCACTGACGGCGGTGTCCAGTGTGCCGACGCTGCCGCCCGGCGGAGATGTGGTGAACAACCGCGCAGGCGAGGTTGTCATCGATGCCAGCGGGCGCCTCCTGTATGGCTGCAACCGGGGTGCCGTGGAAGAGCTGCTGACCTTTGCCATCGGCTCAGAAGGACGCCTGACCCTGCTTGGCCGCACGCCGCTCGACGGCAAGGAGGCGCGCCACTTCACGCTCTCCCCTGACGAGAAATATCTCCTCGTCGCCAAGCAGTTCAGCGATCAAGTTTCGATCTTTGCCCGTGATCGCAAGACCGGTACATTGACGCAGACGAGTGCGCGCTATTCGGTGCCGGGAGCCTCGTGCGTCCTGTTTGGATGA
- a CDS encoding 7-carboxy-7-deazaguanine synthase QueE: MHLIELYKSVQGESSFAGLPCIFVRFAGCNLRCAWCDSEYTFTGGKPFTEDEIVAQIEALAPCALVEFTGGEPMLHARELLPLMDRLLAQGYTLMVETSGERPLEDVPKAVHKIVDVKCPGAGSAANSFRMENLEALTRNDEVKFVLGDRADYDFARAFIMEHDLNAKVGSVLLSPAFVQTPSPQRTADNMALNPRLVVEWMMADGLDARLSLQIHKFIWEPMKKGV, encoded by the coding sequence TTGCACCTCATCGAACTCTACAAATCCGTCCAGGGAGAGTCGAGCTTTGCCGGCCTCCCCTGCATCTTTGTCCGCTTTGCCGGATGCAATCTGCGCTGCGCGTGGTGCGACTCCGAGTACACCTTCACCGGGGGAAAGCCCTTTACTGAGGACGAGATTGTCGCTCAGATCGAGGCTCTTGCGCCTTGCGCGCTGGTCGAGTTCACCGGTGGTGAGCCGATGCTTCACGCCCGTGAGCTGCTGCCACTGATGGACCGCTTGCTGGCCCAGGGCTATACCCTCATGGTCGAGACGAGCGGCGAGCGGCCCTTGGAGGATGTTCCGAAGGCCGTGCACAAGATCGTGGATGTCAAATGCCCCGGTGCAGGCTCTGCCGCGAACAGCTTCCGTATGGAGAACCTCGAAGCGCTCACCAGGAACGACGAGGTCAAGTTCGTCCTCGGTGATCGTGCCGACTACGACTTCGCCCGCGCCTTCATCATGGAGCATGATCTCAACGCGAAGGTCGGCAGCGTGCTCCTCAGCCCTGCCTTCGTGCAGACACCATCCCCGCAGCGCACAGCCGACAATATGGCGCTTAATCCGCGCCTTGTCGTCGAGTGGATGATGGCCGATGGGCTGGATGCGCGCCTCTCGCTCCAGATCCACAAGTTCATTTGGGAGCCAATGAAGAAGGGCGTCTAG